Genomic DNA from Echeneis naucrates chromosome 23, fEcheNa1.1, whole genome shotgun sequence:
CCTGAACTAGTTTCTTAGAAAATCCTTTACATGAACCATCACACATACCAGCAGagggtgacacacacacagataccaCCACATCCATCTGATGAATAACTATTAATAACATTTCAGTCTCTGATCCTCAGAGCTCAAGCTGTTCTCTTCAAATGAATCTTTATTGACACACAGTAACAAACATGTTAATAAAGGGGTTTGTCCTGTGGCGTCATCATTGTGACGTCACaatggaaaaacagcagcatgttgtttcagcttgtgttgcttttattgtgaacCCCCCCGCCTTTGTTTTGAAAGGTTCCCCATAAACATCCATACTCTGGTCTCCGGTCCTAAACCTGGACCACGTGTTGTAATTTTTCCTGAGTCAGTGACGTCAACAATTCATGTTTTCGATGTGAAAATGCGTCATCATTTAAAGGTGATGAATCGGTGATCAGAAAACTGACGTCACTGTTATTGATTAGTGATCAGCTGATAATCAGCGCGTTCATGACTCCCTGGtcctgatgaagatgatgatgaagaggaggagggggcggggggacCTGTGTGTCTCGTGCAGCCTCCGGAGCGCAGGGCGGGGCGACGCCGCCGCAGCAGCTTCATCACCGCTGACCGACACCGACCTCCCGCTCGTCTCCAGGCCGCGGCATGGACCCTGGGGCCCGGCCGCCTGTCTCCGAATCACAGCCGGTCCGGTTCGAGCTGCGGTCCGTCCGGAGGGTGATGAAGGCGGAGAGAGGTTAGACTCAGACGGCAGACTCGATTCGGAGCTCCGCGCTCCAATGCTGCAGAGAAACCGCCATTGTTTGGGGATCCGCAGAAAAGCCCGGAGCTCTGAGACTCTGACCGACACACGATGCTTCTCCAGCCGCTGCTCACCGTCAGCCTGCTCGGCCTCCTCCAGGTAGGACCGGCCGGAGCCGGCCCAGCGGACCGGGGCTTTGTTCGGGAGCCGGTTCACATCAATACGGGGGgttggggtggtggtggtgtgtgtgtgtgtgtgtgtgtgtgtgtgtgtgtgtgtgtgtgtgtgtgtgtgtgtctgtctgtctgtctgtctgtctgtctgtctgtctgtctgtctgtctgtgtgcgcgcgcgcgcgtctttttgtgtgtgtctgtctttgtctgtgtgtgtgtgtgtgtgtctgtgcagcagagaaTCAGCTTGATGTCCCGAAGAAAGTGGGTCAGttagacacaaacaaacacacagacacacacgttcTCCGGAGAATCTCAGCTGGTTCAGATTCACCTGCTCAGGTGTGACGTAACGAATGACGTCAGATTCTTGTGTGATTATTGATTTCTCAGCACTGAATCTGTTTGCATGATTTCAGGGGCCAAATGTTGggagctgtgttgtgttcaagTGCAGCAGACATGGTGGGACATTATCAGATGTTCTCAGAGCTCAGCATCAGGACCCTTAATGGCCCCCGTGGATCcatttcacttcctgtccagAGCTGATGCCTCTCTCATCACAGTGGAGGCCCTGGGAGCCCTCAGGGGCCCTCGGGGTTCACCTGGTCGGTCTGTTTAGGGTCAGACCTGGAAGGGCTGCTTCCTGTTGATTTCCTGTTTGATCTGATGAGCTCAGGGTATAATTTCCTGTGATGTCAGCGATGTGGTGGATGGTGGTCACTCCGTTTCTTCATGAAATCTCACAGACGAACGATAACCGTTTATCAGCTCCGcttcctgtttgttcagtctgaTGGTGATGTTCCACCCCAACAGCGTTTTGGCTGCAGCTACACATCTATCTAGATTTATACCGATAagattttattaataaaaaatacaatgaaacaAATCAAGCAGAATTTTACTGCTGATgccaaagaaacagaaagtttaGTCATTTAGCAGAAAGTTCAGTTAAAGCTTAAAGTATCACCAATCATCTCCATCCTGTATGAGCCATTTAGCTGCAGAGCTAATGCACTTTAGCTAATATTAAAGTGTAATTGATAATCACTGAtgacttttatatttaatatttattttgtatttacagtgtttgtgagtctgtgctgcagcagatcacggaaacacaacaggaagtcaaaTGGTGTGAAaagtcacacaaacagctgctcttATGATGATTAATGTGATTAATGTGGTCTCAGTCTGAGGCTTTGAATTTACCAGGTTCTGGTCCAGGTGAAGAGCAGAGACCTGGTTCAGCCCAAACAAACCATACTAAGTCAATCTATGCTAACTATCTGCCTCACTAAACGGTTGTTAGCAGACATGCTAAATTATTAGCTCATCACCCTTCAGTTGCCTAGAAACCATCTTTGGTTTTTATCacgttagcttagcttagtgATGCAGACATGACGGTCTTCTGACCAGTTTATTCCTGATCAGCAGAGAGTCATCGATAGCTGATCGATCCCTGATCTGTCTGTTATCCGTTATTGATAACAGACAGATTGAAGATCTGAGTCTTCATCCTTGTCACCTCtcttggggggtgggggaggagaAGCAGCCATTGCTGCTTTCAGTGAGTTGGTTGCGGGGGGGCTCTGATGAAATGCTCTGGGGGCGCTGACAGTTTGTCAGACAAGGTGTCGACTGCAGCATGATGCTGCGTCCTGTCTCAGgccttatgctaagctaggctaaaaTCAGGGAGCAGGCTGCCAGTCCAGACAACTGACTACATTAAGAGGGGACCTAGCTGATGCTAACTGTTAGCACCTTTTTTTCCACCAACAGTTGAGGCAGGAAACAGCTCACCTGATTAGTTGTCTCTTTGTATTTATTgctttactgctgctgctgttgtgtactgtttgtttttctgctctgagtGGATCAGTCAgtgatctgtgtttgtgtgttgatcaGTGTTTCCTTTGATTACATCCTCAGGTTTTTGTTGCACTTTCAGCGATGAGGATTAATCCTAACACAGTTTAAATATGGCGGTAAAGAGATATTTTGAGATTTGTTTACCTTAAACTTTTAATTGATGTAGTTtggaaacacactgaaacattttaaattgacaccctttgccccccccccccccaagacacacagaaactggAGGTTTGCATAATAACTTTGGCAGCTGCCTGAGGGCACCACCTCCTGACCCCGCCCCCCATTGACAGGGTCAGATACTCCATTCAACTCTGAGaatggcgtgtgtgtgtgtgtgtgtgtgtgtgtgttcagagaatgtgtgtgcttgtattcTTGTATTGGACTGGACACTAGAAGGCAGCATGAGGCGTTTAGGGCCCCTGGTTGAGCAGATCTTGTGTTCAGTGACTTTAAAGAAACAGCACTTCCTGTATGTGGATGCCGCCACAGTAtaacaacattaacattcagACATGTCGTCCTGAGTTGGAGACGTAATGGGCATCTTCTCCCGCCCAATTGTGCCTCTCCTTTCATCTCTGTTACTATGGCAACCATAGAGCAAATGGAATGAATGGATTGGTATGGATTTTCTTActctgtgagagagaggaggggggccTTGATGGgtcttgcagttttttttctggacCAGGACTCATAGTCCACATTTCCTTGAACACTCACTGTGGCTCAGTCCGCTGCTGAAAGTAGTTcccaaaaaacacagtttcctgtttgtgtgatatttaaaaacagcagcaggcagagctGGGTGGTTAGCCTAGCATAGTGCAAAGAGTAGAAACAGAGGGAActgttagcctagcttagcacaaagaggctctcagtgatgatgatgatgatgatgatgattacaaAGAGGATGACGAATCCTCTCTGATCGTCTGTTTTTGTGCCATTTTCTCCAGAGGTCGTTGACCTTCCTTGTCACCGTGGACGATGGCGGGTTGTTGATGGCGACCCTGGAGCCGTCGGACCTGCAGGACAATGTGACAGCATACGCAGCCAAGGTCTCAGGAGAACCACGTCAGGTCCTGGTGCAGTTCCTGAACAGCAGCGAGCCTGTGCTGTTCAACACGTCCCTCCACGGTCTGTGCTACTCTGTGGGGCTGCTGGTCAGACTGGGCCAGACCTGGTCCAGACCAGTAAAGACAGTCTCTGTTCTCACCAGTGAGTCCTTCGAACCTCAGACCTTGttcaggttttcatttcagtgtgacATCAAGAACAAcaatcagataaagatagaaatttCAGGTCAGCTCTAGAACagcccaaacacatgagaggaacttttctttggaaaagaaggaaacattcagagggTGTTTTTAGtgagttcttgttttctgagcttctctcccCGACTagagagaacagagtctgacctgatcagacagaatcagctgattctggaTATGAGGTAAGTCCAgctgtgatgtctgtctcctcAGAGCCCCTCCCCCTGCGCAGCGTCCACATATCAGACTACAGAGACGCTCCAGAGATCGGTGTGGTGTTTGAGATTGAGCCTCCAGCAGGAAATGTCTTCAGCAGAGTCAACATCAGCTTCACTGAAGGACGAGAGAGGCGCTCGATGCTCtacaaaggtcagaggtcacatgtGGGTCTGTCAGACGAGTCTCAGCGTGTGGATGTCTCTGAACcgtcttttcttttgtctcagaTTTCTACAAAGGGAAGACGGTATTCAAACACTGGCTGCCTGGAGTGTGTTACCGCAACATCACCTTCCAGCTCATCTCTGAGGTCACTGTTTCCCAGAGTGCACTGGtcacacacagtgacatcacacacacacctgtgcacCATAGGACAGGTGAGACCAGTGCTGTGTTACTgagagtgttgtgttgtgtttgaccTCTGCTGTTGAATCATTAAatctgccccccaccccccagtgCCCTACCCCCCCCTCAACATCTCCCATAAGATTGTCCACTTGAGCCCGACGGCGGGGCCAGGAGGCGCCCGTCCTGAAGGGAACCAGGAAGTTGGGCGAGCATCCCGCCAAACTCGAGACGTCTTGctgatggaggagcaggaggaggagtctgAGGAGGTAGCAAGAGTTTCCACTCAGTTCCCCTTTAACCTGACGGGGGCGGCCCCTGTCAACCTGAGCACCAACCAGACCACAGAGGTGGAGACTCAGAGCTACTGGCTGGATCCCACTGACCCGCCCCCCACCGaccgggaggaggaggagtttgtcAACGCAGTGGTGTCGGAGTACGAAGACTCCAACGAACCGGGTTCAGCCATGGGGCTGTCCCCAGAGCCCCCCGTCCTGCCGACCAAACTGCCCCCTATCCTGCTGGAGCTGCGCTGGctacccccccgcccccccaccagTTATGATGGCTTCAATATCTATGTCTACAGAGACggtaaacaggaagtaaagaagaagagaggaggatgaaCGTGAAAttagaaaaagtgaaactttaatattttctggtttcgttcaaagaaagaaaaaaaaaaacagttttagttCAGACCAATAAAGATCCTGAAATTCAACATTTAAGTTTCAACTTTAAGTTTCActtaaatttaattcaaaaagtttaactttttgaattaaattaagaaaaaccTGAACATTTCTATGATGTTTTAACTTTTGGAGATAAcagttgattttaaaaagacCCATCTGATGTTCTTTAGTCACATTAAGACTTTTTATACAAAGATGTTAAAAACAATCTGATTTAAATGAGTCTAATAATCTAATGTGAGTCAAACACAGAATGTAAAAAGTCTGTTCTGTTTTAAAGGGAACTCCACAGAAATGGCGACTGTGGATGAAAACACTCACGAGTTCTTCACGGTGCTAACGGAGCCGGGATCGTACCGAGTCCAGGTCACCACGCTGAGCTCATCAGGCAACTGTGAGCCCAGAGAGAGTGCCAGCGACTCTGGTTTCACCTTCTACCTCGGTACGACCGCCAAGCGCTGTGGCCCCGCCCCTTAAAAAACATCCCCATCAGAGTTTTTACTTCCTGTTGGTACATTTTATGTTCCCGACCTATTTTCTATATAAATTCATTTTCAGGTATTTTAGGGAGTgttacatgatttttttttttttttttttaaaaaggtttaaatTCTCAGAATGACTAAATGACAGCtaatcatcattttcattaattgATTGCTCTGCTGATTAAATGAACCAGCCGACCCTCAGAGTCGTAGACCACAACCAACTGACCGCTGAGGCTAAAGGGGCTTTGTGTGGTCTTCCTGTCCCAGGTCCTGGAGGCGAGCTGCTAGAAGAACTGAGGGAGCGCCCTCAAGCCGTCAGCGTCCGCCTGCTGGACTCCAGCACCGCCGCCGTGTCATGGGCTTCATCCTCCGAGAACCACAACGGCAGTCTGGTTTCGGTGGTCTCCACCACCTGCCTGAAGCCCAGCATGAGCCAGAGGATGGAGAGCACCTACTGCAGCGAGGTACTGGACCGGACCGGTCTGAAGCCTCGTCTGGGCTTAGTCTGGTCCTGACAAGTGAAATCAACATGTTGTAaaacagaatatttaaaaagtaaaataaatcagatgaaaTATTTTAGAAACATCAGAGGTTTTGTCGGACCCTAACCCTTAACTTCtacaatttaacatttaaagcctcacatgattttttttttatcaatcaactttatcttttttttttattcttattagaACTTTATTCTTTATGTGAATAAAACCTTCACCCTCCAAATGtttctaataaataaatcattcattaacAGATTAAACcctttttgtcttctttgctctttgttttttctttcccaggAAAACTCCACCAGTGACATCATCTCCAACCTGACGCCAGGCGCTCAGTACCGGGTCGTTGTTTTCCACACCAACGGGCCTCTGATCAGCCCACCATCTGAGCCCGTCATCATTGAAATTGGtgactgtctctgtctctctgtcgtCTGACATTTGACCTATGTGTCTCTTTAAGTCCTGACGAACATGGTGTCTGTGGTCATGTGACGTGTCAGAGCCCACAGGTGTCCGGGAGCTGGCGGTGTATCCTCTGAGTCCGACGGCGGTGATCTTGAGCTGGCAGCGTCCGTACCACGTGGCCTTCAGGAAGTATGTCCTACAGACCTTCTTCTTCAATCCCGTCACTCTGGCGTCGGAGTGGACCACCTACTATGAGATCGCCGCCACCGCCTCCATCATTGCCTCTGTGGTAACTGAGACACGCCCTCCTGTTGGATTTGACCTTTAAGCAGTGTCTATCTGACCGTAGCTGTTTCCTCTCAGAGAGTCACCGACCTGCTTCCCGCCTGGTATTATAATTTCCGTGTTTCCATGGTGACGTGGGGTGACCCGCCACTCAGCTGCTGTGACACCTCGACTGTGAGCTTCATCACAGGTACTGACATCATCGATGCCATCAGCTGTGTGACTTTTCCGGCTGCTCTGTTTATTTCCAATCACTTTTACTGATCAATTGTTAAGCCGCTACTACTTCCTgtttatatttcacattaaacGCCTTCCGTCACTGTCTCCATCTTAGCTCCTGAGGCTCCTCACATTTCATCTGTGGATTATGCTAATGGGGTCCTCTACGTCCGCTGGACATACGGCGAGCTCTTCATCGACCTGTCACACTCCAGGATGCTTCATTGGCAGGTCGTTGCCATCGGAAAGAAGGGACCTGAGAAAAGCTATTCAGTGGATGTGAgtcctccatccatctgtctgtcctttcATATCTGAGTCGGTGGATTTGAGCAGTTTCCCTCCTCTGGCCCTGATCCCAGTCTTGATCCCAGACCTGTGATAGAAACCATCAGGATTTTTggaggatttgttttttgtcctttgttACGAACATAatgttttttaaactttcaaacaggaaaccaaaaggctcactgtgtgtctgtccctgtCAGGTGACCCGTAATGTGATGCGGGCCAGCCTGCCCCTCCCTCCAGGTGACATCTACAACCTGACGGTGACGGCATGTACTGAGAGAAGCAGGAACACATCACTGCCCAACATCATCAAACTGGGtcagacaaccacacacattcacacatacaagcacacagGGTTTCTTCATATCAGTAAGGCTTATTAGCATTAGCCTTTTCACATCGGGGGAAGACATTTGGGGGGTGCATAGACCAGGACAGGCCAGAACAGATCAGGACAGACAGACTGGGTCCTGAGCTCCTGTAAGTGTTGTTTTAGCCACAAAGTGAATATGAAACTTCATGTTTCCACTTCCTCATCTGAGCTGCAGTATTTTGGTCGTGACAGGAAGTGTCAGTTTCTCAGCTCACCACCGACCTGAACACGAATTCGGGCTTTAATCAAACCTCTGTTTCCTGCAGAGCCAGCTCCCCCCAGGTCTCTGTTCGCCGTCAATGCCACCCACTCGTCCGTGACTCTGCTGTGGACCGAGGACGGCGTGGCAGATTATTACCAGGTGGTGTGTCGTCaatctggaggaaaaaaggagctGAAGGTAGGAAACGAGGAGCTGAAGGGAGGACACATCTCAGCTGTGGAAAAAGCTTCTTCTTTGATTTCAAATTTGGGTTCAGCAGAAAACCAAAAATCCTAATTTAGGTCAAAATTTaatattcagaatcagcagcagattttttGAGGTGTCATCTCTCAGGTCAGCTGGTCGTTGGTCAAATTCCTGTTAGAGGAAGTTCTAACTCCacaatgttgatgatgatgataatgatgatgaagcGTGCGTCCCTATCAGGCCCGGGAGCCTCAGGTGGCATCCTCTCATGTGGTGACGGTCTCTGGTTTGACGCCGTCGTCATCCTACAACTGCAGCGTCACTAGCTTCAGTTACAGCAGCCCGAGCAAACCTGcacacatcagcatcagcaccacAGGTAGGGGGCGCCGTCTCACCGGTACCAGACCAGagccccaaaaaacaaacaaacctgaaaactaaatattttcatttctgcaaaGATCAGAATATTTAGACTGTTCACAATCAATCTGCATTCATATTCATAGATTATtatcatgtgtttgtttttatatttgtttttatgtattatgagagaaaaactgaaagttaaagatgaaaatgtaaaaaaaaaaaaaaaaagtggatggaataaaaatgaaaaaattttgAATGTTGTCACATTGAAATCTTAACGTCAAATTGAGGTTTTACAGATTTTGATCCCCTGTAACctttttcctgtctgcagctAAAGAGATGAACCCAAGCGTGGCAGCCATCTCGGCTCTCGCCGTCCTTAGCGTCCTGCTCATCAGTCTGCTCGTCCTCTTCTTGCTCGTCCTCCGAAAGAAACACCTGCAGATGACCAGGTACGCTCATCTTCATCGTCTTCGTCCAGCTCATCCTCATAGAAGGGTTCAGTTCTGTCTCTGCGCTGAAAACagacttttgtttctgtgtcttggttttgttgtattttattatctGATGAGACTTTAACGAAACTTTTGGCCTATATTcagattttcagtttcacaaagaCTTCTGTAGTTTCTGACTTCTTCCtctaaatgaaattaaaattttgtgaCTTCAACTATTTTTTAGTTTCAACATCTATTTCCAGCAAAAATGTGGTGAAGAACAAACTCGGCTCATGTTCTTTAGCAGccaataaaaatgttcagttttaacCAAATTTTGTCAAAACAATGACTTTAAACACTGAAGAGAATTAGatgattttgtaattttgtgttgTTAGGTTATTTTGAGTTGATTATGAGTCCTGTTAAACATCAAACAGTGAACTGAGTTCAGCTGAAACTAGTTTCCCCCATAAAACCCAAAAGGatcaacacaaaatacaaaacatctTAACCTCCTAAGAGCCAAACTCCTGCCTGCCATGTAATTTTAAGTTCTCTTTCAGGTGTGTTGTTGGTCATCTTGAATCTAATGTCTTAGTTTTATACCCTTCTGCCACCACTAAGTGGAAGTATAATGGCCTCATATGTGGACACCAGACCCTTGTAGAGAAAAATGTAGTATTGTCTAGACGACCCAAAACATGGCCAGGAGGTTAACACAGCATTCAAacctttgtcatcttttttcatttgtatcaaAACTTTACACACAAATAGCAGATAGTTCTTCAGATTTGTGTGAACTTTATTATTTGCTctgtcagtaaataaataaatcagacgCACGTTTAcagctcacttcctgttttttatcACTGAGTCATCAGATatttttcacttcctgcttcttcTGTGCTTCAGGGAATGTGGAGCAGAAACATTCGTCAACTTCGCCTCATTTGAAAGAGACGGAAAACTTCCTTACAACTGGTAAGTCCCGCCCCCAGCTCCGCCCCCAGTCTGTCTGTTCATCTTCACTGTGACCCCCCCGGGCAGATTAGCAGCTGAGGAGGCAGATCAGGGATTTGGATGTGTAGCTGCAGACTTCAGCTCAGCTGAGGCGCTTTAATGCCTGtcaggaggatgatgatgatgatcccCCCttccccccgcccccctcagTTTGTCGCTGATGAAAGATCAGGAAGTAATCTCAGATTAAAAGGGACAGCCCAGTTAAAATCCAACTGTGAACGCAGATCATCTGATCAGACTCGTTCATTAGAGTGATTAATATAACGGCTGAAAGACGGTCAGTGAAGGCATCACCTCCATCTGCTCCTCTCTGACTCCATCACTAAATGTCCGccacagtctctgtttctgcttcGACTGCGCCatgtgatgatgtcaccacTGATGCACATCAATGTGCGAGAAGATTTTCACCATTAATATGTAAAATAGTGAACATTAGCAGTGGTGGTTTTCAAACTCTGGTCTGCAGATCCTCAGTGGACACCAGGTCTTGTCTTATTTCCCCTGATGGATTCCTTTCTAAAAGcctgtcctccatctttgatagtgacgtctagaGTTGCATCTGCGGTGTGTggtgtcacagccaatcagagtctctggatcagtcctgtatgtttctgagtttattgtatTGACAGAATAAcgacaatcagatatttggagctgatttttcatcattactgctccaaagaatgagcagaactcctgaagAGTTGGCTGGTTCTCCGTTGAACGTCTGTCGCAGGTTTTTATCTGATTCTGGAAGATCGCAGTTttctgaacattttcaaaataaagttgggTCCATTTTAAAAAGTGCAGGTTTTCAGCAGCTGAGTTTAAAACTCCTCATGTCACAACCAAAGTTTGGTTAAAATTCAGACTGAACTGAATGAACAAGTTCACCAAAACTTCTCAGATATTTTTGATGAAGTTCCAGTCCTGATCTGGGTCTGGGTCTTGGACCAGGCTACGAAGGTTTGAGGTGTTTGGGAATCTGCATCGGTGGGGTCATGGAGGTTTATGAGGTCACAGGTCAGTGCAGGTGGCATTTTGACGTCACCGTGTGTGACAAGCCGCAGACTGTTCAGACTGCAGTGGTCCTGGGTGAGTGTTGCATTGTGGGACTGGCCGGGAGGACGCAGTGATGTCACAGACTCGGGCTGGAGGTTATTTAAATCAGACAGTGCAGCCATTGATGTCCGACAGCGAACAGACGCCTGTTgtcctgcagaggaggaggggactgTCTCTGCATGAAGCTTTAACTCTGAGCTCTTTACTAATGAAGCACCATGTTCTGTCACCCCCTGgtgtctgtttctcttcatctttcctgtttttatttgtattttttatttgaaccCCTTCAGGCGAAGAAGCCTCTTTGCCTTCCTTACCCTCCTGCCATCCTGCCTTTGGACTGACTATCTTTTGGCTTTTTATATTAATCCGTGGTAAGTAAGCGTTGGCCTGTCAGGAGCATGAGCCACAGCTCAGCGTTGGTCAGACattgtttctcctttttaccAGGTGACCTCAAACTGCTCACACTTCACTCACAAGTCTGGTGTTATTCAATATTTTCATCTAATCCCACGAAAGCTTTTACAGAATATTTATACACCCACTGCTGAGTTTTTATATATTGTTCATTACAAATGTAAATTGAGAAACAATTTCTAAAATCAGATCCTGCTGCCGAACACAGAAATATTCAGCAGATAAATAAACTGTAGCTAATATTTGATTATTGAGAAGGACCGTTTAGATTTATGatcaacaggaagtcagaccTGATAAAATCACtctaccaaaataaaactatttccgGCTCTGATGATTTAAAgtctgacagaaacagctgataGAGGTCACAGAGGGGTTGTTAAATTAgatcaaattaaatgaattaatttggTCAGATTCAGAGTTCTTAATGTTGAAGAACCAATCAGGGATCACCAGGAGTGACCTTTGGttcccctctgacctctgaccccctaAATcagtctggtgtgtgtgtgtgtgtgtgtgtgtgtgtgtgtgcgcgtgtgtgtgcgtgagagaaCAAAGGGGGAAATGGAGAATACCACCAGACTTTTATCTTCAAAGTTTCACCTAAAAATGAGTTTTAAGTTGAATtccagaaaacaggaagtcagcagaTGAACTTTGTCTCCTGATGCTGTCTGTGGTCCATCAGTGTCACTAACATGTTGGATGTAGCATGATGCTAACGTTGATTCTAACGCTGGCTTTGCTCttcagtgtcagtcagtgtgtttgtttgtctgtttgtgctttgtgtgtggtctgtttgtgttagtgtAGATGTTGTTGTGCATGTTTCAGATTTCTTCtctgatttttaataaaatcgggatcaataaaaacagatttaactgaaagaatgaaaacataaatgtaaaaaatgcaTGTTTGCATTAAATAGTTTGGAGGCAGTTCTAGATGAAAAGCATGTTTctgagcatgttttttttttttttttttttttaacgtttcATTGTGAGATTTTGGGGTTTGATCGAGAATTTACTTTTGATTAAGTTCAGAGCTGCCAATATAGAAATGAAATCAAgttaaaatgttattatatatatatatatatatttatggttttgttgttttgacaaactgaaacaaacgaaccaaccaaaaataaaaaacaaataaactcatTTATTTAGtatgaaaagtaaaaattgagcttttatactttatattatattatatatttatattatatactttatattattattatttatacttATTATGGAACGTTTTAGATCATTGTCCAAAactccaaatgtgaaaacattcacCTATGAAAGAATAACCAACTATTTAATTTCATAGTTATACTTAAAGGTT
This window encodes:
- the ptpro gene encoding receptor-type tyrosine-protein phosphatase O isoform X2; this encodes MLLQPLLTVSLLGLLQRSLTFLVTVDDGGLLMATLEPSDLQDNVTAYAAKVSGEPRQVLVQFLNSSEPVLFNTSLHGLCYSVGLLVRLGQTWSRPVKTVSVLTKPLPLRSVHISDYRDAPEIGVVFEIEPPAGNVFSRVNISFTEGRERRSMLYKDFYKGKTVFKHWLPGVCYRNITFQLISEVTVSQSALVTHSDITHTPVHHRTVPYPPLNISHKIVHLSPTAGPGGARPEGNQEVGRASRQTRDVLLMEEQEEESEEVARVSTQFPFNLTGAAPVNLSTNQTTEVETQSYWLDPTDPPPTDREEEEFVNAVVSEYEDSNEPGSAMGLSPEPPVLPTKLPPILLELRWLPPRPPTSYDGFNIYVYRDGNSTEMATVDENTHEFFTVLTEPGSYRVQVTTLSSSGNCEPRESASDSGFTFYLGPGGELLEELRERPQAVSVRLLDSSTAAVSWASSSENHNGSLVSVVSTTCLKPSMSQRMESTYCSEENSTSDIISNLTPGAQYRVVVFHTNGPLISPPSEPVIIEIEPTGVRELAVYPLSPTAVILSWQRPYHVAFRKYVLQTFFFNPVTLASEWTTYYEIAATASIIASVRVTDLLPAWYYNFRVSMVTWGDPPLSCCDTSTVSFITAPEAPHISSVDYANGVLYVRWTYGELFIDLSHSRMLHWQVVAIGKKGPEKSYSVDVTRNVMRASLPLPPGDIYNLTVTACTERSRNTSLPNIIKLEPAPPRSLFAVNATHSSVTLLWTEDGVADYYQVVCRQSGGKKELKAREPQVASSHVVTVSGLTPSSSYNCSVTSFSYSSPSKPAHISISTTAKEMNPSVAAISALAVLSVLLISLLVLFLLVLRKKHLQMTRECGAETFVNFASFERDGKLPYNWRRSLFAFLTLLPSCLWTDYLLAFYINPCPVQLDDFDAYFKEMSKDSAYKFSLQFEELKSVGLDLSHDAADLPVNRPKNRYTNILPYDFSRVKLISLHNDEGSDYINANFIPGYKHVKEYIATQGPLPETRNDFWQMVLQQKSSIIVMLTQCNERRRVKCDHYWPFTDEPVMYGEISVEMLSEAEAPEWTIRKFRLGYADETQDVLHLNYTSWPDHGVPTVNAIESILQFVLIVRQQANRTKDPIVVHCSAGVGRTGTFIALDRLMQHIREHEFADILGMVSEMRSHRLSMVQTEEQYVFIHQCVLLMWQKKKQQSVTSDVIYENASKT
- the ptpro gene encoding receptor-type tyrosine-protein phosphatase O isoform X3, translated to MLLQPLLTVSLLGLLQRSLTFLVTVDDGGLLMATLEPSDLQDNVTAYAAKVSGEPRQVLVQFLNSSEPVLFNTSLHGLCYSVGLLVRLGQTWSRPVKTVSVLTKPLPLRSVHISDYRDAPEIGVVFEIEPPAGNVFSRVNISFTEGRERRSMLYKDFYKGKTVFKHWLPGVCYRNITFQLISEVTVSQSALVTHSDITHTPVHHRTVPYPPLNISHKIVHLSPTAGPGGARPEGNQEVGRASRQTRDVLLMEEQEEESEEVARVSTQFPFNLTGAAPVNLSTNQTTEVETQSYWLDPTDPPPTDREEEEFVNAVVSEYEDSNEPGSAMGLSPEPPVLPTKLPPILLELRWLPPRPPTSYDGFNIYVYRDGNSTEMATVDENTHEFFTVLTEPGSYRVQVTTLSSSGNCEPRESASDSGFTFYLGPGGELLEELRERPQAVSVRLLDSSTAAVSWASSSENHNGSLVSVVSTTCLKPSMSQRMESTYCSEENSTSDIISNLTPGAQYRVVVFHTNGPLISPPSEPVIIEIEPTGVRELAVYPLSPTAVILSWQRPYHVAFRKYVLQTFFFNPVTLASEWTTYYEIAATASIIASVRVTDLLPAWYYNFRVSMVTWGDPPLSCCDTSTVSFITAPEAPHISSVDYANGVLYVRWTYGELFIDLSHSRMLHWQVVAIGKKGPEKSYSVDVTRNVMRASLPLPPGDIYNLTVTACTERSRNTSLPNIIKLEPAPPRSLFAVNATHSSVTLLWTEDGVADYYQVVCRQSGGKKELKAREPQVASSHVVTVSGLTPSSSYNCSVTSFSYSSPSKPAHISISTTAKEMNPSVAAISALAVLSVLLISLLVLFLLVLRKKHLQMTRECGAETFVNFASFERDGKLPYNWSKTALKKRKLTSPVQLDDFDAYFKEMSKDSAYKFSLQFEELKSVGLDLSHDAADLPVNRPKNRYTNILPYDFSRVKLISLHNDEGSDYINANFIPGYKHVKEYIATQGPLPETRNDFWQMVLQQKSSIIVMLTQCNERRRVKCDHYWPFTDEPVMYGEISVEMLSEAEAPEWTIRKFRLGYADETQDVLHLNYTSWPDHGVPTVNAIESILQFVLIVRQQANRTKDPIVVHCSAGVGRTGTFIALDRLMQHIREHEFADILGMVSEMRSHRLSMVQTEEQYVFIHQCVLLMWQKKKQQSVTSDVIYENASKT